A stretch of DNA from Micromonospora sp. WMMD1155:
GACGCCTCCAACACGGCCCGTGCCAGGTGCCCCTTGGTGATGTAGCCGGTCAGACCGGCGATCACGCCACGGGCGTCGCTGCGCCAGTGCGGGGCGAACAGCCCGGAGAACGCCGGCACCACGTAGCAACCGCCGTTGTCGTCCACGGTGCGGGCCAGGTCCTCCACCTCGGCGGCGGTGGAGATCAGCCCGAGGTTGTCGCGGAGCCACTGCACCAGCGAGCCGGTGACCGCGATGGCGCCCTCCAGGGCGTACGCCGGTGGTTGGTCCTTGATCCGGTAGGCGACCGTGGTGAGCAGGCCGTGCGTCGATGGGACCGGGCTGGCCCCCGTGTTGAGCAGCAGGAAGCTGCCGGTGCCGTAGGTGCACTTCGCCTCGCCCGGCTGGAAGCAGGTCTGCCCGAACAGCGCGGCCTGCTGGTCGCCGAGCGCGCTGGCCACCGGCACACCGGCGAGCACGCCGGTGGCGTGGCCGTACACCTCGGCGGAGCAGCGGATCTCGGGCAGCATCGCCGCCGGGACGCCCATCGCGTCCAGGAGGTCCGGCGCCCAGTCGAGGGTGGCGAGGTCCATCAGCATCGTCCGGCTGGCGTTCGTCACGTCGGTGACGTGTTCGCCGGTCAGCTTCCAGATCAGCCAGCTGTCCATGGTGCCGAAGAGGACCTCGCCGCGTTCGGCGCGCTCGCGCAGACCGTCGACCTCGTCCAGCAGCCAGCGCAGCTTCGGCCCGGCGAAGTAGGTGGCCGGCGGCAGGCCGGTGCGGGTCCGGAAACGCTCCTCGTCGTACGCCGAGGCCAGCTCGCGCAGCAGCGGCCCGGTGCGGGTGTCCTGCCAGACGATGGCGTTGGCCACCGGTCGGCCGGTGGAGCGGTCCCAGACGACGGTGGTCTCCCGCTGGTTGGTGATGCCGACGGCAGCCAGGCCGGTCGCGTCGGTGCCGGCGGCACGCAGTGCCTCGGAGACGACCTGCTGGACGTTGTCCCAGATCTCCTCGGCGTCGTGCTCCACCCAGCCGGGCCGGGGGAAGATCTGCCGGTGTTCGCGCTGGGCCACGGCGACGATCTCCCCGGCCTGGTCGAAGACGATGCACCGGGAGGAGGTGGTGCCCTGGTCGATGGCGGCGACGTACTGGGGGGTCACCGCAGCACCGTACCCGGACCGACGGCATGGTGCGAGCTGCGTCACGTCCGGTCTCGGCCCGCTGCGGTCCGCCGCGCTCCGCGTCGCCTACGATGTGCGAACGTGCGCGACATCGCCGTTTTCAGTGGAACCGCCCATCCCGACCTGGCTGCCGAGATCTGCGCCCACCTGGGGGTGCCGCTGCATCCGGTGCGGGTCTCCCGGTTCGCGAACGACTGCCTGGAAGTGCAGTTGCAGGCCAACTGCCGCGAGCGGGACGTCTTCCTGATCCAGCCGCTGGTGCCGCCGGTGCAGGAGAACCTGGTCGAGTTGCTGCTGATGATCGACGCGGCGCGGGGTGCCTCCGCCGGCCGGATCACCGTGGTCCTGCCGCACTACGCGTACGCCCGGTCGGACAAGAAGGACGCGCCGCGGATCTCGATCGGCGCCCGGCTGGTCGCCGATCTGCTCACGTCGGCCGGGGCGGACCGGGTGCTCGCGATGACCCTGCACTCGCCGCAGGTGCACGGTTTCTTCAGCGTGCCCGTTGATCACCTGCACGCGCTGCGCGAGTTGGCCACCCACTTCCAGCGCTACGACCTGAGCAACACCGTGGTGGTCTCACCGGACCTGGGCAACGCCAAAGAGGCGGCGGCCTTCGCCCGGCTGCTCGGCACGCCGGTCGCGGCCGGGGCGAAGCAGCGGTTCAGCGACGACCTGGTCAAGATCAGTGCGGTGATCGGCGAGGTGGCCGACCGGGACGTGATCGTGCTGGACGACGAGATCGCCAAGGGCAGCACGGTGATCGAGTTGATGGAGCATCTGCGGGGCCTGAAGGTCCGGTCGATCCGGCTCGCGTGCACGCACGGCCTCTTCTCCGACGACGCCCTGCGTCGGCTCAGCGAGCAGGACGGCGTCCTGGAGATCGTCTGCACCAACACGGTGCCCATTCCGGCCGCCAAGCGGGTGCCGGAGTTGCAGGTCCTGTCGGTGGCGCCCGCCCTGGCCGAGGCCATGCGTCGGATCCACAACGGGGAGTCCGTCTCCGCGCTCTTCGGCTGAGCCGCGCGGCGGCGCGGGGGTCAGTACGTGGTGCGGTCGGGGCTGACCAGACCCGTGGTGACCCGGACGGTGGTGCCGGCGGTGCCGGTGACCACCTCCATGGCGTCGGTCAGCTCGCGGGCCAGCCACAGACCCCAGCCACCGGCGGTGTCCGGGGCCGGCCGACTACGGTCGCCCAGCCGCTGCGGGCTGATCCCGTGCCCGTGGTCGGCCACCTCGCAGACCAGCGCGTCCGCCTCGTGCCAGAGTCGCAACCAGCCGCGCCCGCCACCGTGCCGGACCGCGTTGGTGATCAACTCGTTGATCGCGAGCACGAAGTCGTCCAGCCGTTGACCGGTCAGCCCGCAGGCATGCGCGCAGGAGGTGACCGAGTGTCGAATGTCGGTCACCTGGGCCTGGTCAAAGGCGTCAGCGATCAGGAGGGCAGGTTCGATGGGCACAACCGTACGCGGT
This window harbors:
- the glpK gene encoding glycerol kinase GlpK gives rise to the protein MTPQYVAAIDQGTTSSRCIVFDQAGEIVAVAQREHRQIFPRPGWVEHDAEEIWDNVQQVVSEALRAAGTDATGLAAVGITNQRETTVVWDRSTGRPVANAIVWQDTRTGPLLRELASAYDEERFRTRTGLPPATYFAGPKLRWLLDEVDGLRERAERGEVLFGTMDSWLIWKLTGEHVTDVTNASRTMLMDLATLDWAPDLLDAMGVPAAMLPEIRCSAEVYGHATGVLAGVPVASALGDQQAALFGQTCFQPGEAKCTYGTGSFLLLNTGASPVPSTHGLLTTVAYRIKDQPPAYALEGAIAVTGSLVQWLRDNLGLISTAAEVEDLARTVDDNGGCYVVPAFSGLFAPHWRSDARGVIAGLTGYITKGHLARAVLEASAWQTREVVDAMNADSDVALRRLRVDGGMTANELLMQFLADVLDVPVVRSRITETTCLGAAYAAGLAVGFWPDLATLRAQWRSDAQWESTMTPKLREQELRQWRKAVQRTLDWVE
- a CDS encoding ribose-phosphate pyrophosphokinase → MRDIAVFSGTAHPDLAAEICAHLGVPLHPVRVSRFANDCLEVQLQANCRERDVFLIQPLVPPVQENLVELLLMIDAARGASAGRITVVLPHYAYARSDKKDAPRISIGARLVADLLTSAGADRVLAMTLHSPQVHGFFSVPVDHLHALRELATHFQRYDLSNTVVVSPDLGNAKEAAAFARLLGTPVAAGAKQRFSDDLVKISAVIGEVADRDVIVLDDEIAKGSTVIELMEHLRGLKVRSIRLACTHGLFSDDALRRLSEQDGVLEIVCTNTVPIPAAKRVPELQVLSVAPALAEAMRRIHNGESVSALFG
- a CDS encoding ATP-binding protein, translating into MTNADPHAPRTVVPIEPALLIADAFDQAQVTDIRHSVTSCAHACGLTGQRLDDFVLAINELITNAVRHGGGRGWLRLWHEADALVCEVADHGHGISPQRLGDRSRPAPDTAGGWGLWLARELTDAMEVVTGTAGTTVRVTTGLVSPDRTTY